From the Manihot esculenta cultivar AM560-2 chromosome 14, M.esculenta_v8, whole genome shotgun sequence genome, the window CTGCCATTCCCAATTCTCCAATAAGCACCAGCTTTAACCAGACTTCGAGTCGCCCATATACTACGCCACAAAAAGCTAGGATTGTGGCCCAAAGAAGGTTCAAAAAAAGACGTTGTCGGAAAATAACGAGCCTTAAGAACGCGGGCCACTAAAGAATGAGGCTAAGTTAAACTCATGGAGCGATTTAAATCCTAACCCGCCGTCCAGTCTGTGCTTCGTCATTCTATGCCAACCCAGCCAGTGAATATCACGATTTTGATCAGCACCCTTACTCCACCAATACCGGGTCATCATACGCTGCAAATCAACACATAAAGTCCGAGGTAGTAAAAACAAACTCATAACATAGTTTGGCAAAGCTTGGAGGACTGTTTTCAAGAGGATCTCTTTACCTGCTTGGGACAGTGCACGATGCTTCCATGAATTCAGCTGCTTCCACAAACGGTCCTTAACAAAACTGAATACTTCCCTCTTGTTACTACCAACATGAGAAGGAAGTTCTAAAGGtagatttattaataaataaggaTCACAAGGCCCATGATTTATTAGAAAGAGCTAAAAGGAAAAACAAAGCCCATAATCAGCATGGGAACACTAAGAGAAGAACCAGGCCTAAACTACCAAGACCAGACGAACCAAAGGGATTATGCCTCCCTTTTCTATTGCCAACCATCATCTAGCGTTCAATGCATGAGACTTGAGAAGAATATGATGAGAACAAATGAAACACTAGAGGCAGACAGGCCCCTAAAGGCACCAAAGCAGAGAAGTGGCAGAGCTTCAAACAACATAATAGCTAATCAAAGTAGGTCTTAGAGATAAATTATCCATGTAAGCTAGCAAAGGGAACAACAACAAAGCTTCAGAATCAGCCTACACCCAAAATGGCAACTTAAGGACCCTATAAAATGAAATCACATCTCAGAATTTGCTATAAAACAAGGATCAATTCCACGCTTGAGTTTCCGAGTTTATTCCAAAATAAGgcaggaagaaaaagaaatttaatgatTACAACTGCTTCTTTTTCTTGTCGAAATAAGAATGATAACGTTGGAAGTCCACTACTGCCCGCACTATGTGCCAGAAACCAATCTCAGGCCACAGTGCAGTAGGAGAATACAGTATGCAATGAGTAGCCTGCCAAAGTAAGAAGTTGCTCAGACGCTTCTCTCCAGAAGATCGAATTAGGACATCAACATCTTCAGTAATATAGAAGTTTCTCTCAAGCTCTACAAGCTTTATATCAGAAAATGGCTTCATCTTCTCAGCTGGAATCACACTGTTTGCAGTTCCATTTGCCTTCTCCAGTTCTTGCTGATCAGTGGAGTTCAAATTTTCTTTACAGGATTCTTCAACAGCATGCACAATCTCATCAGTAGAAGTATAGGCTACACAAATGTAAAGCAAAAACCTGGAATTATGAGCAGTAGCCTTCATAACCTTTTCTGCTGCAATCTGTAGTGGCTCACTTAAAAGCTTGATATTACCCTTAAAACGTACGCCAATTCCATATGAATTGAGGGTACTTTCTTCCTTCATGATCATTTTAATCTTCTCCAGCATTAGATCCATTACGTACTGAACCTCATTTGGCCTCCTTCGAAAATTATCGATGCTGAAGGCATAAACAGTAGCATACTTCATTCCCAACTCATAGCAATAAGTTAGTGCAGACAGAAGAGATAAAAATCCAGCCTTGTGGCCATCTCCTTCTTCCAATTTGTTCTTCCTAGCAAACCTCCGATTTCCATCCAATATGAAGGCAATATGACTAGGGATGGGACCCTGTGATAGGATGTTAAACAACCGTTTTCTTATGAAACGCCCCATAATTCCAAGAAGAGTTGGCGTTTCACCAGTGAATAATTCCATATTTTTTGAATGCAAATCCCAATTCCAAACTGAAGAAAATTAACACATCTCAGTTAGAATCACTGAAAAGAACATGGAGAGCATGCAAGAAATGGAACAGATTAAAACATACCGTGAGATCAGCCTTTGATTCAGATCAAGTATGGTTCATCAGTTGAGCCCTGGTGATGATGAAAAATGGTGAGCCATATTAATAGAAcataaagaaagaagagaagaaaactTGTGCCTTGAAAACTTCTCTAATTGGAATTACTGTACTTGAATTCCTGTAGTCTCTCTCTGTACACATATTTCCATTTTTTGCATTCTAAAGCAtgaaaatgatattttaataataaagatatgtTATATAAAAATTGGAATTTAAAACACaccaaaaattttttataaaattatacagaACGGATCGAATTTATATTAGAATTAGGGGTAATCGAATCAAGTCGAgctgatttttataaaatttaaatccgtttattaaaaaattttataagttcgAGCTCGAGTTCGAATTTAAacttgattaaaaaattaaatattataatcaagCTCGATTCGAACTCAACTCGTGAAAAATTCGTTTAAACTAATAACGAGATTAATTAAAACTTGAACTCaaaatcttttttaaaaaactcgTTTAAACTAATAACGAGCCTAATTTAAGGTCGAACTCGAAAGTTGAATTAAAAagctcattaaaaaaattaaattaatttaaattttaaaatattaaaattttaaattaaaaggtaaaacaaaactttaataaaattaaatataatttaattaaatatactataatcaaattcttaatttaaaatataataaaaactgaaatcttaatttaaaatataataaaaactgaaatttttatttatagg encodes:
- the LOC110600421 gene encoding rubber cis-polyprenyltransferase HRT2 codes for the protein MELFTGETPTLLGIMGRFIRKRLFNILSQGPIPSHIAFILDGNRRFARKNKLEEGDGHKAGFLSLLSALTYCYELGMKYATVYAFSIDNFRRRPNEVQYVMDLMLEKIKMIMKEESTLNSYGIGVRFKGNIKLLSEPLQIAAEKVMKATAHNSRFLLYICVAYTSTDEIVHAVEESCKENLNSTDQQELEKANGTANSVIPAEKMKPFSDIKLVELERNFYITEDVDVLIRSSGEKRLSNFLLWQATHCILYSPTALWPEIGFWHIVRAVVDFQRYHSYFDKKKKQL